In one window of Candidatus Melainabacteria bacterium DNA:
- a CDS encoding protease HtpX, producing the protein MNTLKTLVLMGCLTALIVAIGGVLGGRDGITVAFFFAVCTNVFSYWFSAPIALRMSNAQPVSRQQAPELYDIVERIARHAQIPVPSIYVIPTDSPNAFATGRDPEHSSIAVTEGIMRLLNWDELEGVLAHELAHVRNRDVLITTIAAVLASVVTTVAHYGYYLGSYSDDRREGSNPIFVVLMAILAPIAATLINLAISRSREFEADASGAELCGHPLALANALAKIDQTARAIPFQDANPALSSLYIIPPDPQSWFVQLMSTHPPTAERIQRLREMASKTGRL; encoded by the coding sequence ATGAACACACTTAAGACTCTCGTTCTGATGGGCTGTTTAACCGCACTGATCGTCGCCATAGGCGGCGTGCTGGGCGGACGAGACGGCATCACTGTGGCATTTTTCTTTGCCGTCTGTACCAATGTATTCAGCTACTGGTTTTCAGCGCCAATTGCTCTGCGCATGAGTAACGCTCAACCAGTCTCACGACAGCAAGCGCCAGAGTTGTACGACATAGTGGAACGCATCGCTCGCCATGCACAAATTCCCGTGCCGAGCATCTACGTTATTCCAACAGATTCGCCAAATGCTTTCGCCACAGGTCGGGACCCAGAGCACTCCTCGATAGCTGTAACAGAGGGCATCATGAGGCTTCTCAACTGGGATGAGTTGGAAGGCGTGCTGGCTCATGAGCTAGCCCATGTACGAAATCGCGACGTACTGATCACAACAATAGCTGCCGTTCTGGCATCTGTGGTAACCACCGTCGCTCACTACGGATACTATCTCGGTAGCTATTCAGATGACAGGCGAGAAGGCTCAAATCCAATCTTTGTTGTGTTGATGGCCATCTTGGCTCCAATCGCTGCAACTCTAATAAACCTTGCTATATCGAGGTCGAGAGAATTCGAAGCTGATGCCAGTGGTGCCGAACTTTGCGGTCACCCTCTGGCATTGGCAAATGCACTCGCCAAAATTGACCAGACAGCCAGAGCCATTCCTTTTCAAGATGCTAACCCGGCCCTCTCGTCCCTCTACATCATTCCGCCAGATCCTCAGAGCTGGTTCGTTCAACTGATGTCG
- a CDS encoding class II fumarate hydratase, producing the protein MTKPTRVERDSMGSMDVPADVYYGASTQRAVLNFPISDLRLQRSFIKALGLIKYAAAEINEEFEDIDAKICGAIKLAAQEVIDGVLDNQFVVDVFQTGSGTSTNMNANEVIANRAIEILGGKRGERTLVHPNDHVNHGMSSNDAIPTAIHIAALIDIRERLRPALARLERTLRQKSNQFMNVIKTGRTHLQDATPIRLGQEFLGYAGQCERALARLDHAEERLSEVALGGTAVGTGINTRPQFAGKVLARVSEISGVRVKETENHFQAQSTLDEIVEVSGVLKTIAVSLLKIANDVRWLSCGPRAGIAEIALPEVQPGSSIMPGKVNPVIAEALCMVAAQVIGNDTTIAIAGGSGNFELNVMQPVAAYNLLQSINLLASAVDNFTSKCVDGIVATERGPELVERGLALCTALVPEIGYDAAAAISHDAYESGETIREVARRKTDLTESTLEKLLDPFKMTSGNQYL; encoded by the coding sequence TTGACTAAACCTACTCGCGTCGAGCGCGACTCTATGGGAAGCATGGATGTTCCAGCTGACGTCTATTACGGCGCCAGTACTCAGAGAGCGGTACTTAACTTCCCGATCAGTGATTTGCGATTGCAGCGTTCCTTCATCAAGGCGCTCGGTTTGATAAAGTACGCCGCTGCTGAAATAAACGAGGAATTCGAGGATATCGATGCAAAGATCTGCGGTGCTATCAAATTAGCTGCGCAGGAGGTTATTGACGGAGTGCTTGACAATCAGTTCGTTGTGGATGTTTTTCAGACCGGCTCCGGAACATCAACTAATATGAACGCTAACGAGGTTATTGCCAATCGTGCCATTGAAATTCTCGGTGGAAAGCGTGGGGAACGGACCCTGGTTCATCCCAATGACCATGTAAATCATGGTATGTCATCGAATGATGCAATTCCGACTGCAATTCACATCGCTGCTTTGATTGATATTAGAGAAAGACTTCGTCCTGCGCTTGCCCGGCTTGAAAGGACTTTGCGGCAAAAGTCGAATCAGTTTATGAATGTGATAAAGACTGGTCGCACACATTTGCAGGATGCCACGCCGATACGCCTTGGGCAGGAGTTCCTGGGTTATGCCGGGCAGTGTGAACGCGCTCTGGCGCGTCTTGATCATGCCGAGGAACGGCTATCGGAAGTCGCGCTTGGAGGAACTGCAGTCGGAACTGGAATCAATACACGACCGCAGTTTGCAGGCAAGGTTCTCGCGAGGGTCTCTGAAATATCTGGGGTTAGAGTGAAAGAGACAGAAAATCACTTCCAGGCGCAAAGCACTTTAGATGAAATCGTTGAGGTCTCGGGAGTTTTAAAAACTATCGCGGTCAGCTTATTGAAAATTGCCAATGATGTGAGATGGCTTAGTTGTGGACCGCGCGCCGGAATTGCCGAAATTGCGCTTCCGGAAGTGCAACCGGGAAGTTCCATAATGCCGGGCAAGGTCAATCCTGTGATTGCAGAAGCTTTGTGCATGGTGGCGGCTCAGGTAATCGGCAATGATACAACCATTGCCATCGCCGGTGGTTCTGGTAATTTTGAGCTGAATGTTATGCAGCCAGTGGCTGCTTACAATCTACTGCAGTCGATCAATTTGTTAGCGAGCGCCGTCGATAATTTCACGAGCAAGTGCGTTGACGGCATAGTTGCGACTGAGCGTGGTCCTGAACTGGTTGAACGCGGGTTAGCCCTGTGCACGGCACTTGTGCCTGAAATCGGTTATGACGCAGCGGCCGCAATATCGCACGATGCTTACGAATCTGGCGAGACTATTAGAGAAGTAGCGCGCCGAAAGACTGACTTGACTGAATCGACGCTGGAAAAGCTACTTGATCCGTTCAAAATGACCAGCGGTAATCAGTACTTGTAA
- a CDS encoding amino acid transporter, whose product MCLTGVDYFSTLGYQPGIAFLAASYLAPFATLILVLVTVFCALPAYFIVAKESPHGQGSISMLGNLLPGWYGKAVVLLLLGFAATAFIITITLSAADATAHLIENPLIPPWIHNHDRIGVTLVLLTILGGVFLIGFREAIGVSSVIVAVYLSLNAVVLVKCLTLISENPQFWDGWHQNLLAIPESHGNPWLILTTSLLLFPKLALGLSGFETGVAVMPLVKGDPTDTPENPVGRIRNTKFLLSSAALIMCVYLVASSIVTTLMIKAVDFKEGGSANGRALAYLAHKHLGEGFGTIYDLSSILILWFAGASAIAGLLSLVPRYLPRFGMAPEWAAATRPLVVFFTAVAFIVTFIFKADVDAQAGAYATGVLVLITSAAVAGTLTVWEKKPRLRYGYLSIALIFVYTTIVNCVERPEGVHIALSFIATIFFASVISRALRSVELRVHKIDLDPLAKQFVESAAKTGSIRILAHRPGGTDYAEKEAESREIHSIGKDEGDFIFLEVSLGDASDFIEDCLEISGHEIDGFHVLRCTSPAIPNAIAAFLLHLRDKTGVIPHAYFGWTEGNPIGYIFKYIFLGEGETAPVCREILRELDSEPSRRPKIHVG is encoded by the coding sequence ATGTGCTTGACCGGTGTCGATTACTTCTCGACACTGGGTTATCAGCCTGGAATCGCGTTTCTTGCTGCAAGCTACCTGGCACCATTTGCGACACTAATACTTGTCCTGGTAACTGTCTTTTGCGCTCTACCAGCGTATTTTATAGTGGCAAAGGAAAGTCCACATGGACAGGGCAGTATTTCCATGCTGGGTAATTTGCTTCCCGGCTGGTACGGTAAGGCTGTGGTCTTGCTTCTATTGGGATTTGCTGCAACTGCTTTTATTATCACAATCACTTTGTCAGCTGCTGACGCTACGGCGCACTTAATCGAGAACCCACTAATACCTCCGTGGATTCACAATCATGATCGAATCGGTGTAACGTTGGTGCTGCTCACCATACTTGGTGGCGTTTTCTTAATTGGTTTTCGTGAGGCGATTGGTGTTTCATCTGTCATCGTCGCCGTGTACTTATCCTTGAACGCAGTCGTTCTGGTCAAGTGTCTTACCCTGATATCCGAAAATCCTCAATTTTGGGATGGCTGGCACCAGAATCTTCTCGCCATCCCAGAATCGCACGGTAACCCGTGGTTGATTTTGACCACATCACTGCTGCTCTTTCCGAAACTGGCTTTAGGCCTGTCCGGATTTGAAACGGGTGTGGCTGTAATGCCTCTGGTTAAGGGAGACCCAACAGATACGCCTGAAAATCCGGTTGGGCGTATTCGTAATACGAAATTTCTCTTGTCCTCCGCCGCTCTGATTATGTGTGTTTATCTGGTGGCCAGTAGCATCGTCACAACGCTGATGATTAAAGCTGTCGACTTTAAAGAAGGTGGTTCGGCAAATGGACGCGCGCTGGCTTATCTTGCGCATAAGCATTTGGGCGAGGGCTTCGGCACCATATATGACCTGAGCTCAATTTTGATTCTCTGGTTTGCGGGCGCGTCTGCCATTGCAGGTTTGCTCAGTCTGGTGCCGCGCTACCTGCCTCGATTTGGTATGGCACCTGAGTGGGCTGCTGCAACGCGGCCACTGGTTGTATTTTTCACGGCCGTTGCCTTCATAGTCACCTTCATATTTAAGGCAGATGTAGATGCTCAAGCTGGAGCATACGCTACAGGTGTTCTAGTGCTGATAACATCAGCTGCGGTGGCAGGTACACTCACCGTCTGGGAAAAGAAGCCACGACTAAGATACGGATATCTGTCAATCGCCCTCATTTTCGTATACACAACAATAGTCAATTGCGTCGAAAGACCTGAAGGCGTACACATTGCGCTTTCTTTTATTGCCACTATATTTTTTGCATCGGTGATTTCGCGTGCCTTGCGATCTGTAGAATTGCGCGTGCATAAAATCGATCTGGATCCTTTGGCTAAGCAGTTCGTCGAGTCTGCTGCGAAAACCGGAAGTATCAGAATATTGGCTCATCGTCCTGGCGGCACGGACTATGCCGAAAAGGAAGCTGAATCACGCGAAATACATAGCATTGGCAAAGACGAAGGTGATTTTATTTTCTTAGAAGTCAGCCTTGGCGATGCATCAGACTTTATTGAAGATTGTCTGGAAATCTCCGGGCACGAGATCGACGGTTTTCACGTGTTGCGCTGTACCAGCCCTGCTATACCAAACGCCATTGCAGCATTCTTGTTGCATTTGCGAGATAAGACGGGAGTGATCCCGCACGCCTATTTCGGATGGACGGAAGGCAATCCGATTGGCTACATCTTTAAGTATATTTTCCTCGGAGAAGGTGAAACTGCGCCCGTGTGCAGAGAAATTTTGAGAGAGCTGGATAGCGAACCATCACGCCGTCCAAAGATTCATGTTGGATGA
- a CDS encoding tetratricopeptide repeat protein, producing the protein MDPLYIAFFVVLLLISAVIIPKVLKAPASEADSLLTTALLKKQSGSFSEAAYYLERALAEFESEAVPDFGKMCTCIVQLAECQTRSSNYAEARKLYERLIELWMTAISKDNPEAYLDIDYLASTASFGAGTSDVVDAYEKVIEAKRKVFGQNHPDVANSLRIRALLLRTLGREDDAKQSEAAAESIGAAREKPGSSSD; encoded by the coding sequence ATGGACCCACTTTATATTGCCTTTTTCGTTGTTCTACTCTTGATTTCGGCTGTAATTATTCCCAAAGTCTTGAAAGCTCCTGCAAGCGAGGCTGATAGTCTTTTGACGACGGCACTTTTGAAAAAGCAGAGTGGTAGCTTCAGCGAAGCAGCGTATTATCTCGAGCGAGCTCTAGCAGAATTCGAAAGTGAAGCTGTACCAGACTTCGGCAAGATGTGTACATGTATAGTCCAATTGGCTGAGTGTCAAACACGTTCTAGCAACTATGCCGAGGCCAGGAAACTCTATGAGCGATTGATTGAGCTGTGGATGACGGCAATTTCTAAAGATAATCCCGAGGCTTATCTTGACATAGATTATTTGGCTTCAACTGCCAGTTTTGGAGCTGGAACATCTGATGTGGTCGATGCCTATGAAAAGGTAATTGAGGCAAAACGGAAGGTTTTCGGTCAGAACCATCCCGATGTGGCAAACTCTCTGCGGATTCGCGCTCTATTGTTGAGGACGCTGGGCCGCGAGGACGATGCTAAGCAGTCTGAGGCGGCAGCCGAGAGCATCGGAGCTGCACGAGAGAAACCTGGCAGCTCCTCAGACTAG
- the amrB gene encoding AmmeMemoRadiSam system protein B, translated as MNNFISRAGLNFSQKRQAAFAGTWYESDPKKLRAQIDSFLSSAQAALVTRPVETGFSQNLEPTAPILAIVSPHAGYMFSGSTAAFAYEQARRQRPKRIFLLGPSHYVGFEGAVLPTDSIFATPLGDLLVDKDVTEELSDFPLFRQSSQVHKREHSLEMQLPFIRATFGDVKIVPIIIGSLPDEMDVQLMGQILRRYLQPDDLVVVSSDFTHYGPRYEYQPFESDWKEGVRRLDAEAFAHLSKHDVHGFLDFKERTADTICGFYPCAVLSAMLPETAYGSALQYRTSQDAIVEDDNNSVSYLALAFSDSRKLGWEPLQHIGSERDSSLPDSVKDNLLALARLTLERAVTENRRPSESEIQFAVNDFTKTKMGAFVTLYRVDPEKTDQKELRGCIGYIWPVKPLFQTVIDNTIGSSSRDYRFQPVSKSELKELEIDINVLTAPHRVNSYKDIVVGRDGVVLYKNGRQSVFLPSVATEFGWDLSELLTQLSLKAGLPADAWQHGARFDVFQSQSISERE; from the coding sequence ATGAATAATTTCATCAGCAGAGCCGGGTTAAACTTCTCGCAAAAGCGACAAGCCGCCTTTGCTGGTACCTGGTACGAATCGGATCCCAAAAAACTGCGTGCTCAGATTGATTCATTTCTTTCCAGCGCCCAGGCGGCATTGGTGACCAGACCTGTCGAGACCGGATTCAGCCAGAATCTTGAGCCAACTGCACCGATTCTGGCGATAGTCTCTCCCCATGCTGGATACATGTTCTCCGGCAGTACTGCCGCTTTTGCCTATGAGCAAGCAAGACGACAGCGACCGAAACGCATTTTCTTGTTGGGTCCCAGTCATTACGTTGGTTTTGAAGGGGCCGTTTTACCCACCGATTCGATATTTGCTACCCCTTTAGGTGATTTGCTCGTCGACAAAGACGTTACTGAGGAACTCTCCGATTTCCCCTTGTTCCGTCAATCGAGCCAGGTACACAAAAGAGAACATTCACTGGAGATGCAGCTGCCCTTTATACGGGCAACATTTGGAGATGTGAAGATTGTCCCGATAATTATCGGATCACTTCCTGACGAAATGGATGTGCAACTGATGGGACAGATTTTGCGACGTTATTTGCAGCCGGATGATCTGGTTGTCGTTAGCTCTGATTTTACTCACTACGGACCACGTTATGAGTATCAGCCATTTGAGAGTGATTGGAAAGAAGGCGTGCGACGACTCGACGCAGAAGCTTTTGCACACTTGAGCAAACACGATGTGCATGGATTTCTCGATTTTAAAGAGCGTACAGCTGATACTATATGTGGTTTCTATCCGTGTGCGGTTCTCTCCGCGATGCTGCCAGAAACTGCCTATGGAAGCGCGTTGCAGTATCGAACATCTCAGGATGCCATCGTTGAGGACGACAATAATTCAGTTTCGTATCTCGCTCTTGCCTTTTCTGACTCTCGTAAACTAGGCTGGGAGCCCCTTCAGCACATTGGTAGTGAAAGGGACAGTAGCTTGCCAGATTCAGTCAAAGACAATTTGCTTGCTCTGGCTCGTTTGACTCTGGAGCGGGCGGTCACGGAAAACAGGCGACCATCCGAGAGTGAAATTCAGTTCGCCGTTAATGATTTTACAAAAACAAAGATGGGTGCGTTCGTAACGCTGTACAGAGTCGATCCTGAGAAAACCGATCAAAAGGAGCTGCGCGGTTGTATTGGATACATATGGCCAGTCAAACCGCTATTTCAAACCGTTATTGATAATACAATCGGTTCCTCATCTAGAGATTATCGATTTCAGCCCGTCTCAAAATCAGAATTGAAAGAGTTGGAAATTGACATAAACGTTCTTACTGCCCCTCATCGCGTCAATAGCTACAAAGATATTGTAGTCGGGAGAGATGGAGTGGTGCTTTACAAAAACGGCAGGCAGTCTGTTTTCCTGCCGTCTGTTGCGACTGAGTTCGGCTGGGATTTATCCGAGTTGTTGACGCAGCTATCTCTCAAAGCTGGATTGCCTGCCGATGCGTGGCAGCATGGGGCTCGATTCGATGTCTTTCAATCGCAGTCGATATCCGAAAGAGAATGA